Part of the Ictalurus furcatus strain D&B chromosome 28, Billie_1.0, whole genome shotgun sequence genome is shown below.
AGAGTGGCGgcgacactatactgtaaaaacagcaccgtctttcggatgagacgttaaaccgagatCCTGACTCTcggtggtcattaaaaatcccaggacacttatcgtaaaagagtaggggtataaccctactgtcgaaattcccccattggcccttatatCAAGACCCCCTGATAATCCctatctctgaattggctacatcactctctcctctccactaatatctggtgtgtggtgggtgttctggcgcactatggctgcagtCGCATCCTCCAGGAGGacgctacacactggtggtgttGAGGAGATTCctccccatactatgtaaagcgctttgagtgtctagaaaagcgctatataaatccaaggtattattattattactattattattattattacacatatgcatatatggtactatacagtatgtgtggtgCTGAGGGAAATCCTGTCGGTTGTAgctggggctttttttttttttatttgcctaCAACATACTTCAACACCTATAGTGCAAGAGACCATAAGTATGTTTCATGGGAATATTTTTGTCTTGGCTGTCTTCCTGCAAGGATCATGCTGGCTAAATAAGGAGCCAGTTAAACGAATGCTCTGGTGAAAACCGGCGGTCTGAACTGTGGTCCTGTGAATCAAAGCAACACTAGATCATCATCAGCTTGTGTGAGGTTCACGTATGTGGTATGTGGAGGTTCATCCTCCGAGTGTGGTGTATGTAATCCTAATCCGTTCAATAATACTTTACCACGCTTAGCTAGTTTCCTAACTGTACTTCAGTTTGAGAAGAGGAAACGGGTTTTAGTTCCAGAAAACTCACTTCGTCATGTCTGTCTCAAACAGGTACTGGGTGGATCAGGACGCCTGTACACTTGCCACACGTCGTGTCATTATTGCCCCTGTCCAGCCTTCGCTTTCTCTGTGCTTAGGAGAAATGAAAGTCTGGTGGTGAGTTCACTTCTCTGTTTTTCTCGCCATCGTGTTTCGTCTCTCATTAGGTCTTTTTACACATATCGAAAAACCACAGTTTAAGCAACACGAGGTCAAAGTGTCACCAGCTGTGTTTACACCAACAGTCAAATTGGAACAAAGACATTCATACACAAATAAATCAGAATCCGCCGAACAAGGCGGATAGTATTCCTTTAAATCCATTCAGGTGAACTTTCCCAGTGTGtcctgcgtgtgtgtttataccatgcaaaaaaaaaaacaacaacaaaaaaccgtcctgtaaggaaataaaagaaagcaaCTTGTGtatatcttttaaaataattgacattttgatcaaatattgaACCAGAATCTGGAGGCACAAATCCatcttgtttttttgggttcAGTTAGGAAACTGTGAGTGTCCCGATTGTCGTCGTGATAACGGTTCAGTTAACATCCATGTGCAAGGAATGAACTCATTCCCATCGATGCAAATCCTTGCATGAAAAGCCAGCGAGAGCTTCTTCTGAAAGAATGCACTCGAGGCAGTgcaagagggttttttttccctcttcttctttttcagtcTGTCCGTGACTTCCCGACATAGCCGGAGGACGCTCAGGTGATACTCGTGGTTTGTCTTGCGCTGTTCTCTGGAAATCTGATCTTTGATCGTTAGGCCTGGATTCAAGGGGAGACCTCCATGTCTTTCACTGCAGAATAGCAGTTTAATCAGCCCCGGTCTGAGAAGCCCCTGAGAGACCCACGGGCTAAAATTAGACAGTCTGTGTGAGAACACAAGTCCAGAAGAGCATGTTCCCCCCATCACAGCCtgaaatccaaataaataaataacgatgAACACTGACATCTATATTTGCGTAACGCTGTAGCAGAAAATGGTTTGTGGTAAAGCTGGTATATCGAGTGACAAATTTACACGACACCCACTTCttcctgacctttttttttttttttttttttaaacacgaaACGGGATTTATAAACAGAAATGCTTCGTCTGAAATTCTCATCAGGCCTCAAgccgagagtgtgtgtgtgtgtgtgtacagtagatGTGTGGGAAGCGGACTGCAGTGGTCCCAACAgatgtaacacacacagctgtggtGCTGGTATAATGGCTGGTAGAGGTGACGTGTTTCTCTGTAGACTGATTAAAAGAGCGGGATTTTCTGAAAGCAGACTCTTCAGGTTTGAAGAGTTTAACCTGCCATTTATACCATCGGCtgccactttattaagaacacctgcAAATTCATGCGCTTATTCAAACACATGGCATCATGTAGATGCATGGCCAGAgcaaatcaaacatcagaatggaggaaggatgtgatctcagtgactttgtaTGGTTATCgctcctgggattttctctcCTGGgcgaaaaaaccccccaaaacacaccCAACAGTCAGCGGCGGTTCTGTGGGCGGAAACACCTAGTCGATGAGAGAGGTCTGAGGAGAACGTTCAGACTGGTTTgatctgacaggaagtctacggtaactcaaataagcaacTCTGTACGACCGTGACGAGCAAAACGGCATCTCTCGACACGTCAGACCTCGAGGCGGACGGGCCACAACAGCAGAACACCTCATCTGTTCCCCTCAGGCAGTGAAGAACGGTTATCTGACACCATGCTGGGTTCACCGAAATGGGATAAAAGACCAGGGGACACTTTCCAAGTCTGTACCAGTCCagctaaaaatgaaaaagtgatCAGGACCGGCGGATGAAAGCACGGCCACGCCTTGTTTCGTCGACACGTGGTTATTACTCATCAAAGCAAAATTCTCTGGTGTATTTGACTTCTGGGAATAAAACGAAAGCAATACTTTCAGCAGATATAAATCAGCCTCTTCACACGTCCCGATTCTTAACAAAAACCAAATCGGCACATCAAATTCATTAGGTTGTAAGGCCAGACTTATCGCAGTACGCACGCACAGCTGTCGCAAGCCTGATGAACTGCTACAGTAGATCGCTAACGCGGTTATCCTCCTCATTTCTGCCTTGCAGGAAAAGACCGGTTTCGCCGCAGAGCGTCGCCGATTCTTTGCGGCGTACGAGTTTTTGGGTTGTGTGAGAACGAAGGCCGGAGGAGCCGTGTGTTATAACCGATCGAAGAAGCAATGTTTTATTACGCATTAGACGTGGCCTCAGGtgctgttctgtttaaaaaaaagaattacgCCGTCTGTGGAAACCCAACCCCGGTGGATAAGTGAAAATATCAGCATTGTCGGTGGTAATAAACACGTCTTCGTTTTCAAAAGCCTCGCGCTACGGCGTTCTGCGAGCTCCAGCCGTGAACGTGTGCTCGTGGTGAGCTGTGTTCGCTCGTGTACTGATGAGTAAATGCAATAACACCAGCTAAATTTGAGCACACGTTTAAACTTCGTTCTACGTTTAAATGAGTCGGTTCAATTCATTGATCAATATTCTGTTTTTGACAGCAGAAAGCTCGTCCTAATAGATCAACATTTCTGTAGTAGGATGGGAAATGCATGGCTTGTGTGACACTCCGTATAATATAAGAATAAGATCgagttatttaacaaagaatagCTTATACTCGTGTTTTTTCCTCCCCCTGGTGTGTTCTCTAACAGACATGTCTTTTCCAGTGCAAGCACATCTTGGCAGCCTACTTGTGCCAGGCCATGGGTTTGTGCCAGCAGGAGCAGGTCTCAGATCAGCACATGACCCTCATCCTGTCCGGAAGAGCTGCGCTGGATCCATAAAGCAGCGTTCTGGAAGGCGGCCCAGGCGGGGAGACGTactgaattttgttttttttggggtgtaGTTGGGGTGTGCACTGGAATCATAGTTCACATGAAGGGAACTAGGGAAGCTCCAGGTCCTGGGATTTGCATATTTCATTTTTGACTGTCTCAGTTCATTTtgccgtttttatttatttactacatTTTTCTGGCTGGGAGAGCAGTACCACTATTCCACTGGCCATGGCTCGGTAACTAATCTGAACCCAGGACTGTACGCATCCTGACCAATGGCCTGTGTTTGGTTTCCTGTCTCATAAAAATACCCCTGAAGCCAAGAGGAGTTCTCTGGATGATGTCTGCACGATTagtaaaatactactactaaaatgaaatctaaacatcacacacacatatatatatatatatatatatatatatatatatatctacacaCAGTATATTGAATATGGGAAACTGGGCGTTTGTTCTAATGGCATCGAACAACCCAAACGAATCCACACGTGCCGATACGTTAGTAGAAATGTTGAGAAGCCTGTGTGTCTCTGAATGTAGATGGCAAACGTCGTCAGTCATTAAAATGCatcaaaaaaacccccacaagtATTTGTTCATAGTTATAGTTTCAGTGGCATTATGGTAGAACCCATGTAGGTTGTGACAGAAATCCTAGCTTTAGCATGCAGTCGGTACACTGTTAATGACGGTGAAACTTTTTATCTGTTAGGATTGCATTTGATCAGTCACTCGTCTGAACTGTTTCCCACACTGGAACGTACTGTACCTGAGGAAGACGggaaaatggtctgcacttatatagcgctgttatccaaagcgctttacactgtgtctcattcattcactcacacaccagtggtagcagagctgccacgcaaggcgctaacttgccatcggagcagcttggggttcagtgtcttgcccaaggactcttcggtatgtggagtcacgcgggccaggaatcgaaccgccaaccctacgattagtggacaacccgctctaccacctgatccacagccgcaaTATATTCAGAAGAGGTACGTGGCTACGGTGTGATCCACCTGGCAGTAAAAGCTTGAACAAAACGCGGCACGGATCCGTGCCATCCGACAAGGTTCGGTGGACAAGCACTATAGTACTCACTCATTGCTCATTATTGGGGCAAATTGACGCGGAGATAATGTTCTCAAACGTCAGCGTGAACGTTTACCGAAAGGTTCAGAAACTGCTAAAACGGTGTTTAGGTGAGGACTCCAAACttgttaaaatgaaatatttgatcTTTCTTTATCATCCTCCAAAGATTATATTCTGGaataaaagtttcatttatttacttattatcgTGTCTTATGTTGTATTGAAATGTTGTATTATGCATCATATGAATGTAGTGAAATCTCTCGGAGCAAGACAGGAAGTGACTGAATATATTTAATCGCTTGCCGAAGAATGCACATCTGTTCCCTGAGCGCGACCACAGCAAATTCACTTCGCTTTATTCCGAGCGTCGGGCGTCTCTGCCCTCGTAACCGGTTCAGATTCTGCTGTTTTTAGCCCTCGATTCTGTACTTTCTTAATTTCCAGGAAATCTTTATCAGCCGGTTTGAAAGCAGGCTGCACAATGGATCTTCACCAGGATGTGTAGATTTGAAGACACGTTCATTACCGGCGGTTCCCGGATTCTTCAGAATCCGTCCGTGAGCCGAATTTTCGGTTCAGTTACGGCTACCGTCTGAATTCTTTGTCCGTAGGAATGCGAGTGTTTGTTTGAGCAAAGCCCACCAGGACACGCAAGCGTTTACACGTTTTTAGATGCAGTTACGCAAGTCCTTGGTGCCACTATCTCAGGTAGTCGAAAGGCATTCTGGGTAACGCACAAAACAATTAAGCGAAAATAGATAAAAGCCGCTGAAAGTACTCGAAATCGTCGACGCTGATTTATATCTAGTATATTTGTATGTACTTGACCTCATGCTGAAAGTCTAACACTTGTGCTTTTAATTGACCAGAATTCATATTCTCGTTAAATTCTATTTAAAGCAGTTATTAAagatacacactttttttttcttttttttttaaatatataaaggcattttattaacaaaataagTCACCAAACATacatattaatgttaaataacagTACTGCTTCATACAGCTGGCAAGTATATTGTGATAACACTTCAACACAAATACTCAACATCAATTATGAGCCACAGTGTATGCTGATACGTGTAGCACGAATACCgtagcacatttttaaaaaatacacttcTCCGAAagcttttctgtctctctgtagcgCTAGAGCAGATCTTAAATGCGTCGCTGTCGACTTCACTCGTCtaaaaagtaaaagtgaaagcacccccccccctcccccccatcaGTTTTCTGCTTTCACCAAGCTATTAAAAGCTATAGTACACCATGTATTTTCTAAGCTATTCAGATGACGGCCCACACCCCTACAGTGCAGTACAGATTGGTCTCCATGGGAATGTCCATTCACTTTGGCACATTCCTGCAGTTTAGCCCTTAAGAGTGGTAATAAAACAAAGATTTAAACGGCTTAACAAGCTTCATTAAGAACCTACAGAGCTCACTGCATCGTCTAATCGATAAATAGCCTTTCAGCACTGGCTCGTCTTGCTTTGCTGTGACGTGTATTAGAATACGTTCGTCACGTCTGTGTTCGTGTCGTTTGTGGGACCATCGGTGCGTTATCCAAGCACACACTGTGTATCTGATCACTCGCAgcctgactgagtgactgatgTATTGATgataaataagtttaaaaaaaaaaaaaaaaaaaaaaaaaagcaaatctctgtgtgccattaaaaaaaagtctattcatTTGACCTTTTAGAGCCATTAAATAATATGTGTTGAAAAGACTTTGCAAATACAGTGCCGTTCAGAACCATGGTTTAGGCCCCGCCCCTGCCCCCGCCTCTGCCCCTGCCCCCGCCCCCCTTCCAAAACAAGGACCTACATGATTTTTTACGGCAACGTGGGTGTTCTAATCGTCCTTATACCGCGGTTCTGgttctggctgcaaggcaagtcacgggtttatattaacgcacttgTCGCTTCGAAACTAACAACTTCACAACGGAttttttaaagatgtgtgtAACCATTGATCTGGtcattttttggtttgttttagtttaaggagatgtttaagGAGTCCCCAGCGTCAGTGCTCTGTAACCATTCGAGGTAACGCTGTAGAGTTTCCCAACACTGGGAAATCTTCCTTATGGAGGGCTCTGTGGTCTCTTGGTAATATGACCAGCTGCATTTTAGCGATCACTTCAGAAGAGAGGGAACAAACGTTTATCGCCGTTATAacgagtgataacaggaactaacatgtcTCGCGGACATGCTAAAACATACCGTAACTGTAAACGGTCAAATTTCCATCACGCTACCCCATCGTTCATTTATATTCCTATAACCGCACGCCATatcgtgttttatttcttcagcAATGAGAACGTTTGGGACTTTCTTTCATCAGTGCCATGGATACACTTACTATTCACCCTGTAATCACATTCTTAACTCACTCGAGATGTAAATAGTTATACTTCTttagaattgtgtgtgtttttgtttacactCGCACGGTTTTGATCAGCTGTGGAGGACCGAGGCTAAAATTCACAGTATTTAGCGAGAACAGTGTTAAACAGGTAGCCGGCTGCTAGCTCAGAGGTGACGCTTTAAATCTTGCTGCTGCAGACGATTTTTTTACCCGGCCGTCACACTTTAAATCTCAGTGCAGTAGACACTCGCTGCTCCAGGCTCTGTGCTCTGACTCTGATCTGCAGTCTGTTGCACGTGAACATTCAATGACAAACTGGGCCCTTGGGTGCAGTGACGCACTCATGAGAGAGACGATAACCCCATGTCCAACTCCATTGCAGATGGGACCACTTGCTGTGCGTATGTGGGAGACAGactgtatgatgtgtgtgtgtgtgtgaggtgaccTAATACCATTTCAACATGGAGAAATTTGCTCTTGCTGAAATATCTTACGAAACAGGATGTAATGACTTAAAAAAAGTGACGAAAAGAAAGTTCCTTAGGAACCTCGGAGTATCAGAATACGTCAAATACAGAGTGCATTGTCCATTTAGCCATTTACACAGTGTTATCTTTCAGAACTGGCAACCTGCCCGGTTTTCTTTCAATGAATCTCAGTGAACTTCCTCAAGACGTTTTCTGTCCACCCCTGTGGTTTTCCTGAGCTTTCTATAGTAACCTCAATTGTACAGATTTATTCAAATTCAGACACGACACTGACAGACTGTTAGAAGTTAAATGCTAGAAGCCTTTTTGTATGTATTCTACTGGTCTGTTGTTTTTCTGTCCTTCACGATTTGTCGCGGTTCCTTCGAAATGGGCTTTACGTGATCAACAGTGAGTATTTTTCCTACTTCAGTGCTTTCTGGGCATTGCTCCCTTcacctttgtttgtttatcgTTGTCTCTGTCCAGGACGAGGATTCACCTCTAAACACGTATAGAGGCGCGCCGTCTGTCCCTTAAGACTTGGAACGAAGAGTACAGTTTGTTCAAGCTTGTTAGTTGTGTCAGGGTGTATCTCCACTGTCTTTGTAGTGTCAGGTGAGGAACATGTTTTGTCCTCTGCTTCAGTTTAacaataatgatttaaaaaaaaaaaaaaagttccagaGAGACCTGCTTTCAAAGTGCCGTCGATACACTTCCTTTCAGTCCTCATAAACAGCCTAGAAATCCACATTCTTGCAGTTATTCTCTGGTCTGTAAACACTGCTCCCCATATTTTGAATAAAGTTcgttaaaaatttaaattaaaatagcaTTTCCAGTTTGTCATGACCCTATAACAGAGGATCAGTGGTCATGGTGATCTGTTCTCTGTTTCGGGTGCTTCCGTTGGAGCTCAGGTACCGCTCTTCCCGACGACAGAGAAAGTGGCGTGCTAGAATTTTCCGGAAGGTGTTTCTGAACTCCCGGATGCGGTAAGCATAGATAATGGGGTTGATGGCTGAGTTGGCATGTGAGAGTATGATGGCCACGTACATGATGTAGTCGGGCTTGTTCATCTGCGTGAAGAGCGTGAGGCAGTTGAGGACGTGCACAGGCAGCCAGCACAGGGCGAAGAGGCCTACGATAATGGACAGGAGCTTGGCGGCACGGATTTCGCGCTGCAGGAGCCCACGATGGTGCTGGTGTTGCCGGCACTCGCTGTTGCCCATCATGCTTCCAAGCTTGATTTGGCGCAGCTGCTTCCGAGCCACTGTGAAAATCTTGACGTAGATGCCTAGCATGATGAGCAAGGGCAGCAGTACGCAGCCAAAGAAGTTGAAGTAGACCATGTAGCTCATGTCCACTACACTCTCGAAGAGGCATCTCAGGGTGCAGCTCTGCAAGAAGCCCTGGTCTGCTTCTGCGAGTACTCCCTTACCTGCGCTGGAATTGTAGAGAGGAGAACTTTGGCTTTCAGTCTTGTTGCAAGCGCTGACTTTCTTGTTCCAGCCTGCAAATGGAATGAGGCCAATGATGAATGATAGAATCCATAAAATGGCAATGATCCTTCTGGCCCGGTTTCCTGTAATCAGCTCCTTATACCtgcacagagagggagagatgagtGAAAAGTTCGTCGTAACAACAAAACCTGATCACCTTCTGATCACTAATGGCTATATTGAATTCCTAGACCGCTTTAGAGGCAGGATACCTATTGATCAGTGCTTCCTGGTGTATTTACTCTTGAGTTATTAGCACTCTggttaataaatgcaaatgcaatCCTTACTCATTGACCTTAATTTCACACTTGTTCTTTTCAACCAACTGGAAAATATCAAAAACACCCAGTTAATTAAACATTGATGTGCTGAAGAGGAagtgcctctgccagaaaagGTTAATATGTACTTCATGACCACTCCTGTTCTTGCAACCAGACAGGTTTGAAAATTCGGTCACTGGGAAGACTGTCATCAAATCTCTGTGTTTATAATTTAACCAAGACACCGACGAAGGGCGTAAAAGTACAGTGTTACTCATGAAGATCAAACTAAACTTACATTGGAAGTACAACAATGAGGTACTTTCTAAAaggtggggggtttttttccttcatttttggAGAGATGCCACTTGCACAGAAGCATCAAGCTCAGCTCTACACACACCGGGACCAAAGTGATGACCCAAACTCTTCAGTGCAGGGCAATTAATCTCCCACCCTGCCAAGCCTGAACACTCTGATGGAGTAAATCACGCATTAGGATGCATTATTCAAGTCTCACCTAGTCCTCACATTGCATTTCTCTTCCCCAAGAACAGAAACTGTCCAGAGTGCTATCAGTGAGAGAAGCGCCACACATCACTGGGACAGAATCACCGGTATACATCATGTATGTAATTCTGCGTCTTCACCAGTCGTCTTTAACGTAGCCTTTACTCCTTTCCACGTTCGCTTTCTAATGGTTCGTACTAGCCTTCAAACTAGGGCTGCAGTCAAGACCACCACTGTCGAGTCTCAGATCATGACTACCAAGGGTCTTAACGGGGTCAAGGCCAAGACAAGTTCACGTTCTCAAATTCTTTTCTAGGCCAAGCTTTTCCTTGGCCTTGCTTGTAGCTAGTTGGCTTGATTTGGGCTTTGACCATATTTAGCAAGACCAGGACCTAGAAAAGTCCAATTACAAATGGCAGTAAAATTCACGACAATCccaagtcaatacagaaaatgtCTTGGGACCGGACTCGAATCCTGCAGCCCTCTTTCTAACTCACTGCCTGGTGGTGCATTTAGCTTTACACCTTTTCTGttgttccctctctctttccctttcttcaCATGTGATTGAAGATGCATGAGTCATGGCATGATTATAGTCATCGCTCCCCATCAGCCCAGTCCCCTTCATTCACAcgtctcctccatctctcttctCTGCTGGTCCTGGTTTGAGTCAGTGCTCAAACATTAGGAGGATTGAGTGCTTGTGATGTACAGCCACCCTTCTCTCTGATGGACCACATTTCATACTGTGCTTCTCCAGTGACCACCTACTGTCAGTACCTTGTAGCTTGCAGCTTTTAGAGAAATTAGTTTACTTCCTGAGCTATCCAGGACTTTAAGACAGATTTTCTTGATGTAGGTTAATATGTAAAAGCATTTGAAACTGGTCTGTACTGGTTCCCTTTAAGCCCCATACGACTACCATGAGTTTCAGGTACACTCGATGTTTAAAGAGTCACTGCAAAGTGATAGCTGAACTCAAAGGTTAGCGGTGACATTAATAGCACAAGTTttgaaaaaatgacatttttcttaGCCGTTGATTGTAAAGAAGGATACGCTATGTGAACAAAATTATACTATAATCCATTTGTAAATGAACACCTATAGCAGCGTGGCCCCACCCATGCAATgatcagaaacaaaaaaacaccagtaGCCTGTTACAGGGCTACTATACCAACAAAACCATACTGCAATGATGTTACTTCTTATTGTGGTCACActatgcatttattcattcatttgttcattcatcttcagtaagtgctttatacTAGTCAGGGTTGCAGCGGATCTGGAGTCTGTCCCAGGAACACAGGGCGTGAGGCAGATAAACACCATGCATGGAACGCCATTATCTCACGTTCATACActaattcacacctaggagcaatttagacTCGTCAGTACACCCACCTACATGTTTGTGAGAGGAATCCAGAGAAAAACGAGGAAACCCACATGCACGCCAAATTTTGCACACGTAGTAACCCGAACTTATGATCGAACTGGGGATCCTGGAGCTCTTAGGCTGCAACACTCtacaaaatacactatatggccaaaagtttgtggacaccggaacatcacacccatacgctGGCCTTCCCCAAAGCTCGACACACAcgtgtataggatgtctttgcatgctgtagcattaagatttacCTTCACTGGAGCTAAGAGGCTCACACTTGTTTCAGCATGACCGTGCCCCTGTGCGGGGTCCTCAACCTCACTTTGCGCACCCCAGTGAACACCTTTTGAGATGAATTGGAGAAGGAGAAGGCCCAGGCCTTCTCGCCTGATATCAGTATCTGACCTCACTCATGCTCTtttggctgaatggacaaatccccacGGTTACGCTCCAAAATGtagaggaaagccttcccagaggaGTGGGggtttattataacagtaaaggtaGGACTAgatctggaacgggatgttcaaaaagcacatgtgggtgtgatggtcaggtgtccacaaacttagTGTACAGATTTATAATAATGTTCAGGACACAATAAAAATGGTGGTTTGTTGGCGCTTATTAAGGCCAGCGCTGCAATAAAAGTTTACAGATTTAGCCTAAGCCCATAATGTCAGTCTGCAGCAGAGACACAAGCACGgtgatgtggggaaaaaatgtcaaaacattGTGGTCCTGTTGGCCGTATGGATACGAGAGCTTCAGTGCGCACCCTTCCGGAtgattaaaatacaataaacaagTGGCTTTAATTGATTTCGTCTGGAATTCCAGCGTATTTAAACACAGATCTTCATCTGGACACAAGACAGGatttcccaaaacattaaaaaaaagactgttttaCTGCACTCTTGGTTCTGATATAAACTCGGCTGTTAATGTTCCTGCATTgcaaatgaaatggaaatagGGCTATTTTAAAAggactggaaatgtttacaacatttgaatttttttttttttgctatgaaTATCTTTTTGTCATAAGACGAATG
Proteins encoded:
- the zswim7 gene encoding zinc finger SWIM domain-containing protein 7 isoform X2 encodes the protein MASCLPAVAEQLLKDLQKTYSEKSQIPDELLIALRFIFGSCTLQALDLVDQRAVTCVSSPSGRVVFQVLGGSGRLYTCHTSCHYCPCPAFAFSVLRRNESLVCKHILAAYLCQAMGLCQQEQVSDQHMTLILSGRAALDP
- the adora2b gene encoding adenosine receptor A2b; its protein translation is MCDLFQEVVFLSARACTRSVSVLVGDFRTAARAFLLAEMITFYITIELIIAVLSIVGNVLVCWAVAINSTLKNATNYFLVSLAVADILVGCLAIPFAITISIGLPCDFYGCLFLACFVLVLTQSSIFSLLAVAIDRYLAVKIPLRYKELITGNRARRIIAILWILSFIIGLIPFAGWNKKVSACNKTESQSSPLYNSSAGKGVLAEADQGFLQSCTLRCLFESVVDMSYMVYFNFFGCVLLPLLIMLGIYVKIFTVARKQLRQIKLGSMMGNSECRQHQHHRGLLQREIRAAKLLSIIVGLFALCWLPVHVLNCLTLFTQMNKPDYIMYVAIILSHANSAINPIIYAYRIREFRNTFRKILARHFLCRREERYLSSNGSTRNREQITMTTDPLL